A genomic stretch from Fuerstiella sp. includes:
- a CDS encoding undecaprenyl/decaprenyl-phosphate alpha-N-acetylglucosaminyl 1-phosphate transferase produces MEPSFLLLSTAFVISAISAPLMARLALRLHIVDSPDQHRKLHKRSMPLTGGPTLLFSGVVTVTIACLFFPDILKDGPRDTAFLITLFFASLVIVGVGLLDDRFAIRGRQKLLGQLVAAMIMLLADITITKVRFFGIEIHFGHFGPLVTVAWLLCAINALNLIDGVDGLASTTGIVLSLSIAAVTLVLGGRPDGFLVAIVLTGSLSGFLIYNFPPAKMFLGDSGSMFIGLVLGSIALKASLKGYTATALIMPTAIWAIPIFDVSMAIIRRKLTGRSIYTTDRSHLHHCLERKGHSRSQVLLVVGSLCAMTGIGAIVGSVIDNELVTLVVVLTAISLLVLTRSFGHTEMCLIRNRCVRLASSMIRRHPAGESSVNDEQVHLNGNHDWERLWSTLTEFAERFEMDHVELMVSLPLIGEEYHARWRRNSSVEDHEAWKSEIPLIINRMHVGYIRVEGTVGDGSICEWMSDLIGGLRSFEEELVSLIHELRLQRGISVESTPVSVTEPEPQIV; encoded by the coding sequence ATGGAACCAAGTTTCCTATTGTTAAGTACGGCCTTTGTGATCAGCGCTATCTCGGCACCACTGATGGCCAGGCTGGCTCTACGATTGCATATCGTTGATTCACCCGATCAGCATCGCAAACTTCATAAACGATCGATGCCTCTGACGGGCGGTCCCACACTCCTGTTTTCTGGTGTTGTAACCGTCACGATCGCCTGCCTTTTTTTTCCGGATATTTTGAAGGATGGTCCGCGCGATACCGCCTTTCTGATCACGTTGTTTTTTGCCAGTCTGGTGATTGTTGGAGTTGGCCTGCTTGACGACAGATTTGCAATCCGTGGGCGCCAAAAACTTCTTGGCCAGCTGGTTGCGGCCATGATTATGCTTCTTGCTGATATTACGATCACAAAAGTCAGGTTCTTCGGAATCGAAATCCACTTCGGCCATTTTGGACCTCTGGTCACTGTCGCCTGGCTGCTTTGTGCGATCAATGCCCTCAATCTAATCGATGGCGTTGATGGTTTGGCAAGCACAACGGGAATCGTCCTTAGTCTTTCCATTGCCGCCGTGACGCTTGTTCTGGGTGGCCGTCCGGACGGTTTTTTAGTGGCGATCGTCCTGACCGGTTCTCTGTCCGGATTTCTGATTTATAACTTTCCGCCTGCCAAAATGTTTCTGGGTGATTCGGGAAGTATGTTTATCGGGCTTGTGCTGGGATCAATCGCTCTCAAGGCATCTCTCAAGGGATACACGGCAACAGCATTAATCATGCCGACCGCTATTTGGGCAATTCCGATCTTTGACGTATCCATGGCCATTATTCGCAGAAAACTAACTGGCCGCAGTATTTATACCACGGACCGGAGCCACCTGCACCATTGTCTGGAACGTAAAGGCCACAGCCGGTCGCAGGTTCTTTTGGTCGTTGGCTCTTTGTGTGCAATGACCGGAATCGGAGCAATTGTTGGTTCTGTAATCGACAACGAACTCGTCACATTGGTTGTTGTGTTGACTGCGATTTCACTCCTTGTACTCACTCGGTCGTTCGGTCATACAGAAATGTGTCTCATTCGTAATCGTTGCGTACGGCTGGCCAGTTCGATGATAAGACGCCACCCTGCGGGAGAGTCGTCAGTGAACGACGAACAGGTGCATCTTAACGGCAATCACGACTGGGAGCGATTGTGGTCCACTCTCACCGAATTCGCAGAACGATTTGAAATGGACCACGTAGAGTTGATGGTCAGTTTGCCGCTCATCGGCGAAGAATATCACGCACGCTGGCGACGTAATTCCAGTGTTGAAGATCACGAAGCGTGGAAATCTGAAATACCGCTTATAATCAACCGGATGCATGTCGGTTATATTAGAGTGGAAGGAACCGTTGGTGACGGCTCCATCTGTGAATGGATGAGCGATCTTATTGGTGGGTTGCGATCGTTTGAGGAAGAGCTCGTATCGCTGATTCATGAGTTACGACTTCAGCGAGGCATTTCAGTAGAGTCCACACCTGTTTCAGTGACTGAACCAGAACCACAAATCGTGTAG
- a CDS encoding phosphoadenylyl-sulfate reductase: MSRLSQADLMDLNRTFENRSPQELLLWAREIFADRLAALSSMQRAGSVICHMLRSIPVKMDVLFVDTGVLFEESLATRDRIIEEYGLEVRTLSPQKTMQQQTADLGVLYLSPEGQKQCCELRKSAPLDAVKDDYDALVGSLRRADGGQRGTCPILAVDPRLNVLRINPLVNFTDDQMNEYARQKDVITNPLHDQGYATIGCNRCTTPVVPGEPRRAGRWRHLGPWSVYCGINPTDLDPERSPSIDLPQDLVDRILGRSTDYMI; the protein is encoded by the coding sequence ATGTCCAGGTTGTCTCAGGCAGATCTGATGGACCTCAACCGGACGTTTGAGAATCGCTCGCCCCAGGAACTACTGTTATGGGCCAGGGAGATATTTGCGGACCGTCTGGCAGCTCTGTCGTCGATGCAGCGCGCAGGTTCGGTAATTTGCCACATGCTGCGGTCCATTCCGGTCAAAATGGATGTGCTATTCGTCGATACCGGTGTATTGTTTGAAGAATCCCTGGCAACGCGGGATCGCATCATCGAAGAATACGGACTGGAAGTACGGACGCTAAGCCCCCAAAAGACGATGCAGCAACAGACGGCCGATCTGGGAGTTTTGTATCTTTCTCCTGAGGGACAGAAACAATGCTGCGAACTACGGAAATCGGCCCCTCTCGATGCAGTCAAAGACGATTATGATGCATTGGTTGGCAGTCTGCGGCGAGCTGATGGAGGACAGAGAGGAACCTGTCCGATCCTGGCGGTTGACCCTCGTTTGAATGTGTTACGCATTAATCCGCTGGTAAACTTCACCGACGACCAGATGAACGAATACGCCAGGCAGAAAGATGTAATCACAAATCCTCTTCACGATCAGGGTTACGCAACGATCGGCTGCAATCGTTGTACAACACCGGTTGTGCCGGGAGAGCCTCGGCGAGCTGGTCGCTGGCGACATCTTGGTCCGTGGTCTGTCTACTGTGGTATCAATCCAACCGATCTGGACCCCGAACGGTCTCCATCGATCGACCTGCCACAGGATCTTGTCGACCGCATCCTGGGTCGAAGTACTGACTATATGATTTGA
- a CDS encoding DUF1598 domain-containing protein, which yields MVCPSTCCRSIVRFSAALVLVCILSFAAVAHPAEQSDNFTATATMRRAARAAAEAGDFVRAASNIRDASRVSGNRDVEKRAARIAESLSGGGSLADFTELIELIQEQTSPPALWIEADGEGGTISTFAQGIFVGGPAMLASVALRNDGSRLDTVMSEALRANQNTNVRSPSNLRLVSLPRLERYVSELLATGQPVPEEVRNLAGISRVQYLMTFPETGDVVIGGPAADWTENEDGRVVSITDGRPVLQLDDLMILAQTFSDGGPSFFMCSIDPRQDQVRAVNEFVRKNRRSLNKETAARFTTELEQILGLQNVIVDGVPGQSRVARVIVDADYRMKQIGIGEVVGAAGMKSYFDLLTKSEQRGSGSMDALRWWLAAGYDAIRMDTSGNGFEFTGDSVRCLSEDQIVNTDGSRRATGKARGANARFAQLFTEHFSALARIDPVFADLQNVFDLAMVSALLNSQGTASLANLESDAFLAATGRQVDVPSELMTSAAHRVFSGRHVVVQVAGGVRADVRSVVRDADRYQHSAELSNTLTDASPIGHRSDAWWWDAAR from the coding sequence ATGGTCTGTCCTTCCACCTGTTGTCGCTCCATCGTACGGTTTTCCGCTGCCTTGGTTCTTGTCTGCATCTTGTCCTTTGCTGCTGTGGCGCATCCGGCGGAACAGTCGGATAATTTCACAGCAACAGCGACAATGCGACGAGCAGCCCGTGCTGCAGCGGAAGCAGGCGACTTCGTCCGTGCTGCATCAAATATCAGAGATGCTTCCAGAGTCTCGGGAAATCGTGATGTCGAGAAGCGTGCTGCACGAATTGCAGAATCGCTGTCCGGCGGTGGCTCACTCGCCGATTTCACCGAGTTGATCGAGTTGATCCAGGAACAGACGTCTCCTCCGGCGCTGTGGATCGAAGCGGACGGCGAAGGTGGAACCATTTCCACATTTGCTCAGGGCATTTTTGTGGGTGGTCCGGCGATGCTTGCATCGGTGGCTCTTCGCAACGATGGAAGCCGACTGGACACCGTCATGTCAGAGGCTCTGCGAGCCAACCAAAATACGAATGTTCGAAGTCCGTCAAATCTGCGATTGGTTTCATTACCCAGACTGGAACGATACGTCAGTGAGTTACTGGCAACAGGTCAGCCCGTCCCGGAAGAAGTACGAAATCTTGCCGGAATATCCCGAGTTCAGTATCTGATGACGTTTCCGGAAACCGGTGACGTTGTGATTGGCGGACCCGCAGCGGACTGGACAGAGAATGAAGATGGTCGTGTTGTAAGCATCACCGACGGACGGCCGGTATTGCAACTGGACGACCTGATGATTCTTGCTCAGACATTCTCAGATGGTGGTCCGTCGTTCTTCATGTGCAGCATTGATCCAAGGCAGGATCAGGTGCGGGCTGTGAATGAGTTTGTTAGAAAAAACCGACGGTCTTTGAACAAAGAGACTGCCGCACGATTTACAACCGAGTTGGAGCAGATCCTTGGCCTTCAGAATGTCATCGTGGATGGTGTGCCCGGTCAATCCCGTGTGGCCCGGGTCATTGTTGATGCAGACTACCGGATGAAACAAATCGGAATCGGAGAAGTCGTGGGTGCTGCGGGAATGAAAAGCTATTTTGATCTGCTGACCAAATCTGAACAGCGGGGCAGTGGGAGTATGGATGCTCTGCGCTGGTGGCTGGCGGCTGGTTATGATGCAATTCGGATGGACACGTCCGGGAATGGATTCGAATTCACAGGTGACTCCGTACGATGTTTGTCTGAAGATCAGATTGTCAATACCGACGGCAGTCGCCGCGCTACAGGGAAAGCTCGTGGAGCCAACGCCAGATTTGCACAGTTATTTACTGAGCATTTTTCAGCTCTGGCCCGCATCGATCCTGTCTTCGCCGATCTGCAGAACGTATTCGATCTGGCCATGGTCTCTGCACTACTGAATTCGCAGGGAACTGCGTCACTGGCAAACCTGGAGTCAGATGCATTCCTGGCGGCCACGGGACGCCAGGTAGATGTCCCCTCTGAATTGATGACGTCAGCAGCACACCGGGTCTTTTCCGGACGACATGTCGTCGTACAGGTGGCAGGCGGCGTGCGTGCGGATGTCAGGTCAGTGGTTCGCGATGCAGATCGATATCAGCATTCAGCTGAGTTGTCGAACACTCTGACTGACGCATCACCTATTGGCCACCGTTCTGATGCCTGGTGGTGGGACGCTGCCCGCTGA
- a CDS encoding formamidopyrimidine-DNA glycosylase, protein MVRGLRTDLVGRQIRTTRFCRCSRRPIQIDPSKARFQRLLRGNRIHAVQRLAKRIVISLDRNLSMVVEPRMTGLLLITEPPTRAHRRIQWELDPKDGFAKSFEFWDRRGLGTVRILTETKMIELRRRLGPDALDMDPNQWAIRLSGTQRPIKNAILDQNLVAGIGNIYASEILHEAGISPKLPAGLLSAERIQRIAAASSRILNEAIRYEGSTLGDGTYRTALNRDGSYQNRHRVYQKNGELCPTCRRGRICRIVQAQRSTFYCPRCQRS, encoded by the coding sequence ATGGTTCGCGGTCTCCGGACAGATCTGGTCGGCCGTCAAATTCGGACGACCAGGTTTTGTCGGTGTTCTCGCAGACCCATTCAGATAGACCCTTCAAAAGCACGATTTCAACGTTTACTCAGGGGGAATCGGATTCATGCCGTTCAGCGGCTGGCAAAGCGTATTGTCATTTCACTGGACCGGAATCTGTCTATGGTCGTTGAACCGAGAATGACCGGTCTTTTGCTGATTACGGAGCCACCAACGCGGGCGCATCGTCGAATTCAGTGGGAGCTTGATCCAAAAGACGGATTTGCGAAATCATTTGAATTCTGGGACCGTCGAGGGCTTGGAACGGTACGGATTCTTACTGAAACGAAAATGATCGAACTTCGCCGGCGATTGGGGCCGGATGCTCTTGATATGGACCCGAATCAATGGGCCATCCGGCTGTCCGGAACTCAGCGCCCCATCAAAAATGCAATTCTTGATCAAAACCTGGTTGCAGGCATCGGAAACATTTATGCGAGTGAGATTCTGCACGAAGCCGGAATTTCGCCAAAGTTGCCCGCTGGCCTGCTGTCCGCTGAGCGAATACAGCGGATTGCAGCTGCGAGTTCGCGGATTCTTAATGAAGCGATTCGTTACGAAGGATCGACCCTTGGTGATGGTACTTATCGAACAGCTTTGAACCGTGATGGCAGCTATCAGAACCGACATCGTGTTTATCAGAAGAACGGGGAATTGTGTCCGACCTGTCGCCGCGGACGCATTTGCCGTATCGTTCAGGCTCAGCGTTCCACGTTTTATTGTCCGCGATGTCAACGTTCCTGA
- the folK gene encoding 2-amino-4-hydroxy-6-hydroxymethyldihydropteridine diphosphokinase, giving the protein MQHGGITCLIGLGGNTGSVEDTFVAAMQRLNRKNCRIKTLSRNFHTAPMGTDAGGIFTNAAACLVTDLSPLKLLDLLQQIEEEFGRVRNLHWGPRPLDLDLLFYGRQVIHMPQLKVPHPGLWYRRFVLDPLVEIAADWKHPENAHSTAELRARLDQRPLVIDLEGMETPPAIPARYHGLAKLRTIPPKPGIHTQRPQAFCQLNVCNCGKLPQRSETFERHDFRIDVSQDNVSAMIEAILAAAIGI; this is encoded by the coding sequence GTGCAGCATGGCGGAATAACGTGCCTGATTGGTCTCGGAGGCAACACGGGATCTGTCGAAGACACGTTCGTTGCCGCAATGCAAAGGCTGAATCGAAAAAACTGTCGCATTAAGACACTCAGCAGAAACTTTCATACTGCCCCAATGGGAACGGATGCAGGGGGAATATTCACCAACGCTGCCGCATGTCTCGTCACAGATCTCAGTCCACTGAAGCTACTGGATCTGCTGCAACAGATTGAAGAGGAATTTGGTCGCGTGCGTAACCTCCATTGGGGACCGCGTCCACTTGATCTCGACTTGTTGTTTTACGGCCGGCAGGTCATTCACATGCCGCAACTGAAGGTTCCGCATCCTGGATTGTGGTACCGTCGTTTCGTACTGGATCCCCTTGTTGAAATCGCAGCCGACTGGAAACATCCGGAAAATGCTCACTCGACTGCTGAGTTGCGAGCCCGACTGGATCAACGACCTCTGGTAATTGACCTTGAAGGTATGGAGACACCACCTGCCATTCCTGCCCGGTACCACGGTTTAGCCAAACTTCGGACAATTCCGCCAAAACCCGGTATACACACACAACGTCCGCAGGCATTTTGTCAGCTGAATGTTTGCAACTGCGGCAAACTCCCACAGCGAAGCGAGACATTTGAAAGGCACGACTTCCGGATTGATGTCTCTCAGGACAACGTTTCGGCAATGATCGAAGCCATACTTGCAGCTGCAATTGGAATCTGA
- the pyrF gene encoding orotidine-5'-phosphate decarboxylase: MTAYMTRLEERIRLLDTSVLVGLDPRWDQLPAEITRGEMSPSRERIAEGFRQFCCELINIVSTLVPAVKPQVAFFERLGPAGMEALHHVMKYARSKQLVVIADAKRSDIGSTAEAYSDAWLDGTSGKAAFPADALTVNPYLGDDTLQPFVDTALQRNAGIYVLVRTSNVGAVAFQDRKTDGTTVFEAVADTIQQLNLEHRAEGQWGPVGAVVGATWPQELADLRARMPNTPFLVPGYSTQGGTAADVAAALQCGPAGALINSSRAINFAWRRPEWKDRFGEEYWREAVLASTQQMISDLHCI, translated from the coding sequence ATGACCGCATATATGACCCGTTTGGAAGAACGAATTCGTTTGCTGGACACTTCAGTTCTGGTCGGTCTTGACCCTCGCTGGGATCAGTTGCCGGCTGAGATCACCAGAGGTGAAATGTCTCCTTCCCGAGAGCGAATTGCAGAGGGATTTCGACAGTTCTGCTGTGAACTCATCAATATCGTCAGCACGCTTGTTCCAGCCGTCAAACCACAAGTGGCCTTCTTTGAACGACTGGGGCCAGCCGGAATGGAGGCTCTGCATCACGTGATGAAATACGCTCGCAGTAAGCAGCTTGTCGTCATTGCTGATGCCAAGCGAAGTGATATTGGATCGACCGCAGAAGCGTATTCGGATGCGTGGCTGGATGGTACAAGCGGTAAAGCCGCCTTTCCGGCAGATGCACTTACGGTTAACCCCTACCTGGGAGATGACACTCTGCAGCCGTTTGTGGATACCGCACTGCAGCGAAACGCAGGAATTTACGTTCTCGTTCGAACCAGCAATGTTGGAGCCGTTGCGTTCCAGGATCGAAAAACGGACGGAACTACCGTGTTTGAGGCAGTGGCTGACACAATCCAGCAGCTTAACCTGGAGCACCGCGCCGAGGGACAATGGGGACCGGTGGGTGCGGTGGTTGGCGCGACTTGGCCTCAGGAGCTCGCGGACCTCCGTGCTCGAATGCCAAACACACCGTTTCTGGTTCCAGGTTACAGTACCCAGGGTGGTACGGCGGCGGATGTTGCAGCCGCTTTACAATGTGGTCCCGCAGGTGCATTGATCAACAGTTCCCGAGCGATTAATTTTGCGTGGAGACGTCCGGAGTGGAAAGACAGATTCGGAGAAGAATACTGGCGCGAGGCTGTGCTCGCCTCGACACAACAGATGATCTCTGATCTGCATTGCATATAA
- a CDS encoding 50S ribosomal protein L17, producing MRHRVRGRKLGRNASHRKAMFRNMATSLIRSIRVDEDDPQRPRVPGRIVTTVAKAKELRPFVEKLVTLARRAVAHEEAAAEYQTKAGRNTDEWRAWRQSEQWQQWADTIAPAVALRRRAFSILRDTEAVDVLFDELAERFEERPGGYTRIVRLAKVRLGDAGQRALIEFVGERDRVRSRRRTAPVVTEDVTTDTANQTEVSADNDRSGGQESGEEQS from the coding sequence ATGCGACATCGAGTGCGCGGCAGAAAACTGGGGCGTAACGCATCTCACCGGAAAGCCATGTTTAGAAACATGGCGACCAGTCTGATTCGGTCGATTCGAGTAGACGAGGATGACCCGCAGCGTCCTCGCGTACCTGGTCGTATCGTGACAACGGTCGCCAAAGCGAAAGAGCTTCGACCATTCGTCGAAAAACTTGTTACGCTTGCTCGCAGGGCCGTCGCCCATGAAGAAGCTGCTGCGGAATATCAAACAAAAGCTGGTCGGAACACAGACGAGTGGCGAGCGTGGCGACAGTCTGAACAGTGGCAACAGTGGGCAGACACGATCGCTCCGGCAGTTGCTTTGCGTCGTCGGGCTTTTTCAATTCTTCGAGACACCGAAGCTGTCGATGTGTTGTTTGATGAACTGGCCGAGAGATTTGAGGAGCGGCCTGGTGGTTACACCCGTATTGTCCGACTGGCAAAGGTTCGACTGGGTGATGCCGGACAACGGGCACTGATAGAGTTTGTTGGTGAACGAGATCGTGTTCGCTCACGACGTCGCACCGCACCGGTTGTCACTGAAGACGTAACAACCGATACAGCAAATCAAACCGAAGTTTCAGCAGACAATGACCGTTCCGGCGGACAGGAGAGCGGTGAGGAACAGAGTTAA
- a CDS encoding DNA-directed RNA polymerase subunit alpha, whose amino-acid sequence MRIRWRGLELPSRVAPDTDTLTSCYGKFSAEPFERGFGATVGNSLRRILLSSLEGAAVTKVRLQGVQHEFTTLPGVVEDVTDICLNLKSLVVKNYSASVKTLRIEKSTRGVVTGADVICDDQVEVINKDLVIATMTDDVPLHLEMTVENGRGFVPAAEHYLNDPEVGVIPLDASFSPITRVRHHIEDTRVGQRTNYDKLSLEIWTNGTVSPSMALVEAAKILRKHLNCFITYREPGPESAPEGGLRGMMEATGYSPVDMELEEKLNKSLAELNLSVRATNCLESVGINTVRDLVQRPEDELLQVRNFGETTLDEVRERLEEIDLRLGMRLPNQQPTA is encoded by the coding sequence ATGCGAATTCGATGGCGTGGTCTGGAATTGCCCAGCCGAGTAGCACCTGACACTGACACATTAACGTCATGCTACGGAAAATTCAGTGCGGAACCGTTTGAGCGAGGATTTGGTGCCACGGTGGGTAACAGCCTGCGGCGGATTTTGCTGTCAAGTCTCGAAGGGGCAGCAGTTACCAAAGTGCGTTTGCAGGGTGTTCAGCACGAATTCACCACACTTCCCGGAGTGGTGGAAGATGTGACTGACATTTGCCTGAACCTGAAGTCTCTGGTTGTTAAAAACTATAGTGCTTCAGTAAAAACGCTGCGAATTGAGAAAAGCACCCGAGGAGTTGTGACAGGGGCTGACGTGATCTGTGACGACCAGGTGGAAGTCATCAACAAAGATCTGGTCATTGCCACAATGACGGATGACGTCCCGTTGCATTTGGAAATGACAGTGGAAAACGGACGGGGATTCGTCCCTGCCGCGGAACATTACCTGAATGATCCGGAAGTCGGCGTGATTCCGCTTGATGCGTCATTCTCGCCAATCACTCGGGTTCGCCATCATATTGAAGACACACGTGTGGGCCAACGTACGAATTATGACAAGTTGAGTCTGGAGATCTGGACAAACGGCACTGTGTCTCCATCGATGGCACTCGTTGAAGCCGCAAAAATTCTTCGTAAACACCTAAACTGTTTCATAACCTATCGCGAACCAGGACCAGAGTCAGCTCCGGAAGGAGGTTTGCGGGGGATGATGGAAGCGACCGGGTATTCGCCGGTGGACATGGAACTCGAAGAAAAACTAAACAAAAGTCTGGCCGAACTCAATCTGTCGGTTCGGGCGACCAACTGCTTGGAATCCGTTGGTATCAATACCGTACGCGATCTGGTTCAGCGGCCGGAAGATGAACTGTTGCAGGTTCGCAACTTCGGTGAAACAACCCTCGATGAAGTTCGTGAACGACTCGAGGAAATTGACCTGCGACTTGGAATGCGTTTGCCGAATCAGCAACCAACCGCGTGA
- the rpsK gene encoding 30S ribosomal protein S11, producing the protein MAKVRTRKKTRRNVTRGIAYIKATFNNTIVTMTDTNGDVVCWATAGTVGFKGSRKSTPFAAQRAAETVAERAAKMGMREIEVRVKGPGSGRESAITGLQSSGISIRSIEDITPLPHNGCRPPKKRRV; encoded by the coding sequence GTGGCAAAAGTCAGAACCAGAAAAAAAACGCGTCGTAATGTGACGCGAGGAATCGCCTACATCAAGGCAACCTTTAACAATACGATCGTCACTATGACCGATACTAACGGTGACGTTGTTTGCTGGGCGACGGCGGGGACAGTCGGCTTCAAAGGAAGTCGGAAAAGCACTCCTTTTGCAGCTCAGCGTGCCGCTGAAACAGTTGCAGAGCGCGCCGCAAAAATGGGTATGCGAGAGATTGAAGTTCGTGTTAAGGGTCCCGGTTCAGGTCGCGAAAGTGCGATCACCGGTCTTCAGTCATCCGGTATTTCGATTCGGTCAATCGAAGATATTACACCTCTGCCGCACAATGGCTGCCGTCCTCCGAAGAAACGCCGTGTCTGA
- the rpsM gene encoding 30S ribosomal protein S13 translates to MPRLLGVDVPNNKPTWIALTYLYGVGRVMAVKICYELGVDPQTRAGALSEDEVSRITNHLDKDYTVEGPLRRKVQQDIGRLREIQCYRGLRHRRGLPVRGQRTKTNARTRKGRKKTVAGKKGVKDLKH, encoded by the coding sequence ATGCCTCGTTTGCTGGGGGTCGATGTCCCCAACAATAAACCAACTTGGATTGCGTTAACCTATCTTTACGGGGTAGGTCGCGTGATGGCGGTTAAAATCTGCTATGAACTGGGAGTGGATCCGCAGACGCGCGCCGGTGCACTGTCGGAAGATGAAGTAAGCCGCATCACAAACCACCTTGACAAGGACTACACGGTGGAAGGTCCGCTGCGCCGAAAGGTTCAGCAGGACATTGGTCGGCTGCGGGAAATTCAGTGTTATCGCGGCCTTCGACATCGTCGAGGCCTGCCGGTACGCGGTCAGCGAACCAAAACCAATGCAAGAACTCGCAAAGGAAGAAAGAAAACAGTTGCTGGCAAAAAGGGCGTCAAGGATCTGAAACACTGA
- the rpmJ gene encoding 50S ribosomal protein L36, with translation MKVRSSVKRICEHCKTVRRRGRTYVICTANPRHKQRQG, from the coding sequence ATGAAAGTACGATCAAGCGTTAAGCGAATTTGTGAACATTGCAAAACAGTCCGTCGTCGTGGAAGAACGTACGTCATCTGTACAGCCAATCCTCGACACAAACAACGACAGGGTTAA
- the secY gene encoding preprotein translocase subunit SecY, protein MFSRLAAIWRVPELWRKILLTIGLLGIYRLGFHITLPFINHEGIRKTLENAGQDGLQGVLQMMSLFSASSLTNGSLFGLGIMPYITASIVFQLLGTVYPPLEQLQKEGESGRRRINEYTRYATVVICLLQSFFIIKALAGGTLTGGEPMVLQEYNSTAWFLLGAIVMTCGTVFLMWIGEQIDTYGIGNGISLLIMAGILAQMPSVAGEWIQKIRTGGVQIGTEQGIEKLLVMGLVFVGVIVCVIFITQGQRKIPIQSARHVRGRKVMGGQRQWLPLRVNQAGVMPIIFASSLLLLPFFVLGQLAQVWPDSVVMNTIADAFQPGQGFVYNVSYIIMIYFFCYFWTAITFNPKDMSDNLKDMGSFILGYRPGTRTAAHLEQVMTRVTYAGAAFLAIIAVIPTIISTTLTNGDFRAAQFFGGTGLLIIVSVALDLVQKIDSHLIMRNYPGLLDTDD, encoded by the coding sequence ATGTTTTCACGGCTCGCGGCAATCTGGCGAGTACCTGAGCTTTGGCGAAAGATTCTGTTGACCATAGGTCTACTCGGAATCTATCGGCTTGGGTTCCATATTACGTTGCCCTTTATTAATCACGAGGGGATTCGCAAAACACTGGAAAATGCCGGTCAGGACGGACTTCAGGGTGTCCTGCAAATGATGTCTTTGTTTTCGGCGTCAAGCCTGACAAACGGTTCACTGTTTGGTCTGGGCATCATGCCGTATATCACAGCATCGATTGTTTTTCAGCTGCTGGGAACGGTTTATCCGCCACTGGAACAGTTGCAGAAAGAAGGGGAATCGGGGCGCCGTCGAATTAATGAATATACACGGTACGCGACAGTGGTAATCTGTCTGCTGCAAAGTTTCTTTATTATCAAGGCGCTCGCCGGCGGTACACTGACTGGTGGCGAGCCGATGGTCCTGCAGGAATACAACAGTACCGCATGGTTCCTTTTGGGCGCTATCGTGATGACATGCGGGACTGTGTTCCTTATGTGGATCGGTGAACAAATTGATACATACGGTATTGGAAACGGAATTAGTCTGCTGATCATGGCAGGTATTCTGGCTCAGATGCCGTCGGTAGCCGGAGAGTGGATTCAAAAAATCCGGACTGGAGGAGTTCAAATCGGCACGGAACAGGGAATCGAAAAACTCCTTGTAATGGGTTTGGTTTTTGTTGGGGTCATTGTCTGCGTGATATTCATTACCCAGGGACAGCGTAAGATCCCAATTCAAAGCGCTCGACACGTGCGTGGTCGGAAGGTGATGGGTGGACAGCGGCAATGGTTGCCTTTACGAGTCAACCAGGCTGGAGTCATGCCTATCATTTTTGCATCGAGTCTGCTGCTGCTCCCGTTTTTTGTGTTGGGTCAGTTAGCGCAGGTTTGGCCCGACAGTGTTGTGATGAATACGATTGCTGATGCGTTCCAGCCAGGGCAGGGTTTCGTGTACAACGTAAGCTATATCATCATGATCTACTTCTTCTGTTACTTCTGGACTGCGATTACTTTCAATCCAAAGGACATGTCGGATAATCTGAAGGATATGGGCAGCTTTATATTAGGCTATCGGCCTGGTACACGGACTGCGGCCCATTTGGAACAGGTGATGACACGTGTTACTTATGCGGGAGCGGCGTTTTTGGCGATCATCGCCGTGATTCCAACAATCATTTCAACCACCTTAACAAATGGTGATTTTCGAGCGGCTCAGTTCTTTGGCGGGACCGGCCTGCTGATTATCGTGTCAGTTGCACTGGATCTGGTACAGAAGATTGACTCACATTTGATTATGCGAAACTACCCGGGCTTACTGGATACGGACGATTGA